The Rugosibacter aromaticivorans region GCGTTATTCGTCAACAGGCCGCCGCCCTGGATGAACAGCGCTGGGATGATTGGTTGAGTTTACACAGCGACGATATTATTTTCTGGCTGCCAGCCTGGGTGGATGAAAATACCTTAACCCATGATCCACACAACGAAGTATCACTAATTTACCTCGAAGGCAAAGCAGCCTTGAGTGATCGCGTCTGGCGTTTTACATCCGGCAATTCACCCGCATCCACTCCCTTGGCGCGGACGTCTCATGTGATTGGTAACGAACAAGTCGTGTCGTTTGATGGCCACATCGCCGTGGTTCATTGCCAATGGCATACCCTGGTTTATCGCCGCAAGCGCAGCTGGGTCTATGGTGGATCGTGCCGCTACACGCTCCGCCTGGAAGCCGGTCAATGGCGCATTGGTCAGCGTTACATCACGCTGACCAATGACCAGATTGACACCGCCCTGGACCTTTACCATCTTTGATTTTAATTTTTAACCTGGAGAAAAAGCATGCACCTCAATGAAGCAGACTATCAAAAAAAGTATATTAACGTGAATGGCGTCAACACCTGCTATATCGAATCAGGTGCAGGTGAGCCGCTGATATTGATCCATGGTGGCGGTGCCGGTGCCAACAGCTATGGCAACTGGTTTGCCTGCATGCCCCTGTTTGCCAAACACTTTCGCGTAATCGCCATCGACATGCTGGGTTTTGGCAGCACCGATGCCCCCGACCCAACAACCTGCGATTACTCGCAAAAAGCACGTTATGACCACGTTGCCGGATTTATCCGTGCGCTTGGCTTAGCCAAAGCGTCACTGGTGGGAAATTCCATGGGCGGTGCCACCGCCATGGGCGTTGCCATTGAGCATCCGGCACTTGTCGACAAACTCATCCTGATGGGCAGCGCCGGTCTGAATGGCGAAATCACCCCCGCGCTTTTGCCTGTTGTCAATTACGACTTCACCCGGGAAGGAATGGTTAAGCTGATAAAAACGCTGGCCAACGACAAGTTTGTCATCACGCAGGAAATGATTGACTATCGCTGGAACAACTCTGTCAAGCCAGAAACCAGGGCGGCTTACGGCAACACCATGGCGTGGATTAAAAAACAGGGCGGGTTGTTTTATCCTGAAGAGTATATTGCGCGCGTCAAGCACAAAACGCTTGTCGTCAATGGTAAAAATGACCTGGTCGTCCCGCTGACGCATGCTTACCGTTTCCTGGAATTGATTGAGCACTCGTGGGGCTATATCGTTCCTCATTGCGGTCACTGGGCGATGATTGAACACCCCGAAGATTTTTCTGCTGCGGTCACTTCGTTTATCAAGTCACATTAATTGGTCGCTATCATTACCCCCTGCCGCAAACGCTTTGCGGCATTTTCCTGCTTATTTGGAGTATCCACCGGGAGTATTCATTTTGGCTCGCTACGAAGTGCATCGACTGATTCAAAACCTGACCAAGGTCCCCGGTCTTCTTGACCGGCTGACTACCGAAACCCGGGCCGTCTTTGATGAATACGGCCTCACAGATCAGGAGAGACAAGCCTTGACAGAAGCCTCACCTCCCGCGCTGGCGTCTATTGACGTGCACCCCATTCTGCAAATGCTTTACCTCATTGCGCGCAACCCAGGCATGGCAACGCAGGTAAGTATTCGCGATTATCACGCGCTCTTTAACAAGGAATCATAAGCATGGGAAAAATTGTTGCTGCCTGCGGCGTCTCGCATATCCTGATGTCCCCCATGGGGTGTGAAGGCCCCGCACAAAACGTCGTTGACGGGTTTCAGACGCTTGGCCGCCGGTTATTGGCCGCGCAGCCGGACGCTGTGATCATTATCAGTAGTGATCATATGTTCAACATTGACCTGGCCATGCAGCCACGCTTTGTCATTGGCATGTCAGATCACTACACGCCGATGGGGGATATGGATATTCCACGCACCCCCATCACCGGCCACCGTGCCTTGGCGGAGGCAATCGTCAAACAAGCCGATCAGGACGGCTTTGATCTTTGCCAAGCGGAAGAATACCGTCTCGATCATGGCGTCATGATTCCCTTGCTGTTTATGGGCTTATCCCATTTGCCCATCGTGCCCCTGATCGTCAATATCAATACGCATCCGATGCCCTCAGCACAGCGCTGCCTGATACTGGGTGAAACACTCAGGCAAGCCATCGAAACCGATCTTCCTGCAGCCTCACGTGTGGCTGTAATAGGCGCAGGCGGTCTTTCTCACTGGTTGTGCGTGCCGCGTCACGGCGACGTGGATGAAGCGTTTGATCATCAGGTGATGGATGAGCTCTGCGCGGGACGGCATGCTGCACTCGCCCAGGCGGGCAATGCCGACATCATTGCCCGTGGCGGCAATGGCGGCATTGAAATTATGAATTGGCTAATGGCAGCCCAGGCAGCCCGTTCTTCAGGCGGTGAGAAAATATTTTACGAACCAATGCGTTCCTGGTTTACAGGCTTGGGCGGCGTGCTGTATCACGTCACCTGAACCTTTACTGTCATCCCGCTTCATGCAAAAGCACCAAATCACTCAACACGGGAGAAATGCTTCACCATGAGTTTTATCAAAGTGTGTCGAACCGACGACATCGCCAATGGCGGCATGCGTCGTGTCCTGCTGGCCAATGGCACCCCGGTGGCGATTTATCGTATCGGTGACGATTTTTTTGCCACCTCCGACTACTGCACGCACGGCATCGCTTCGTTGACCGAAGGGGAACTGAAAGGAGACATCATCGAGTGTCCTTTTCACGGAGGAGCATTTAATTGCCGTACAGGCGAGCCCGTAGAAACTCCGTGCACGATTCCCCTCGAGTGTTTTAAGGTGGACGTGCGGGATGGCGAGATATTTGTGGGTCGCGGTTGAAAGTTTTTCCGCAAGCGTAGTTATCGGGCACGCTGAGCCAAGCAAGATCACCAAAAAGTCTTGAGTCCGCTATTGGACGGCGCTGGCGACACGGAGAAAAAAGCCGTTTCGCCTATAATGAGACCGATGGTGCATAGCAACAACACAACTGAAACCCCGGGCAGCGCACACAACGTGTCAAGTACCCGCGCCCGCCTCATTACCACGGCTATCGCGGCCATGGGCGTGGTGTATGGCGACATCGGCACCAGCCCGCTTTACGCCATGAAAGAGGCCTTCAATGGCCCGCACGCGATGGCAGTGACGCCAGAAAATATCCTCGGCATACTGTCGCTGATCTTCTGGGCGCTAACCATCACGGTCACCTTCAAATATGTAAAGTTCATCACCCGCGCCGATAACCGTGGTGAGGGCGGCATCATGGCGCTGACCGCGCTGGCCCTGCGTACCCGAGGCGCTAGTCCGCGCCTGCTATGGTTATTGTCTGGGGTGGGTATCTTCGGTGCCGCGCTGTTTTATGGCGATGCGGTGATTACACCCGCAATGTCAGTGCTCTCGGCTGTCGAAGGGCTGGAAGTAGCAACACCGGTGTTTAAACCCTATGTCGTTCCCCTCACCCTGATCATCCTGACCGGACTGTTTCTTGTCCAGCCACGCGGTACGGCGAGTCTCGGCGCATTATTCGGTCCGGTGATGCTATTCTGGTTCGGCACCCTGGGCACGCTTGGTGTGATAGGCATACTCAAGCATCCAGGCGTTCTGGCTGCCATGAACCCCTGGTATGCCATACATTTTTTTGCTGAAAACCGAGGCCACGGTTTCCTTGCGCTGGGTGCGGTGGTGCTGGCCATTACCGGCGGTGAAGCGCTGTATGCCGACATGGGCCATTTCGGCCGACGGCCGATCAAATGGGCCTGGCTGGGTTATGTTTTTCCCTGTCTGTATCTCAACTATCTCGGCCAGGGCGCGTTGATTCTCGACAACCCTGCCGCAATCAAAAATCCCTTCTTTCTGCTAACGCCGGAAGAACTGCTCTATCCGATGGTAGCGCTGGCCACCGCAGCGACGATCATCGCCTCGCAGGCAGTCATATCGGGCGCTTTTTCACTGACCAGTCAGGCCATGCAACTCGGCTACTGCCCGCGCATTCAGGTCAAGTTCACCTCGGAGCATGAAAAAGGACAGATCTACATTCCCAATATCAACTGGTTGCTGCTCGTTGCCGTGATTGCTTTGGTGCTGGGTTTCAAAACCTCATCCAATCTTGCCGCAGCCTACGGCATTGCCGTGACGATGACCATGATGCTCACCACGGTGCTCGCCTTCGTTGTGGTGCGTTCATTGTGGAACTGGAGCTGGCTTCAGGCGGGGCTCTTTCTTGCCTTTTTCATGGTGGTTGATCTCGCTTTTTTATCTGCCAACCTAGTGAAAGTGGCCGATGGCGGCTGGTTTCCACTGGTGCTGGGTCTGGGCGTTTTTATCCTGTTTTCCACCTGGCAACGCGGCCGCGCCCTGCTCTACAAAAAACTGCAACAGGATTCGATGCCACTGGACGCCTTCCTCAAAAGCCTTGAATATGGCGGCCCGCAGCGCGTTGTCGGCACAGGTATCTTCCTGACTCCCCAGCCTGACAGCGTACCGCGCGCCATGTTGCACAATTTGCTGCATAACAAGGTGCTGCACGAACGAGTGATTTTGCTCAACGTAAACATGCAGGATATTCCGCATGCCTCTGAGGCTGATCGCATACATGTGGAACATCTCCCGCAAGGCTTCTACCGCGTCATCTTGAATTACGGCTTCAAGGACACGCCTGACATTCCCGCCGCGCTGGAACAAGTCGGACAGATGGGCATGGCACCCGTCGAGATGATGGAGACCTCGTTTTTCCTCGGCCGCGAAACCATCGTTCCGAATGCCGTGCCTGCCATGAATTTTTGGCGGCAGGTACTCTTCATGTGGATGTTCCGTAATGCAGACACGGCAACCGCCTACTTCAAAATACCCACCAACCGGGTGGTGGAACTCGGCACCCAGATCGAACTCTGACGTGTTGCCCCCGCCTGCCAGGGAACAGAAACGCTGCGCATGAACATCAATATCAGCGAAGAAGCCGGCGTGCGCTATCTGCATTTTGGCTCCGGCTGGGTGCAGGGCGCCATGCGCATCGCGCGACCGTTTGCGCTGGAACTCGACTACACGAAGGAAATGATGCTGCCGCTGCTATTGCATCCTGACGACTGGCCGCAGCGTGTACTGCTGGTGGGTCTTGGCGCAGGCTCGCTGTGCAAATTTCTGTGGCGCTACCGGCCCGAAGCCAGGCTCACGGTGGTTGAAATCGAACCACGCGTCGAAGCCGCAGCGCGACAATTTTTCAAGCTGCCGGATGACCCGCGGCGCATCCGCCTTCATTTTGCCGACGGGGCGGATTTCATGATTCAGTCCAAGCAACGCTATGACCTCATCCTGGTGGATGGCTTCGACAGCAACGCGCGCGCCGGCCGGCTCGACTCACTGCCGTTTTACCTCGACTGCAAAGCGCACCTGGCAGATGATGGACTGCTGTGCGCCAATCTGCTGGCGCGCCGCAAAAACTTCAGCCACAGCATCAAGCAAATCGAAGCCGCTTTTGACGATCATGTCATCGTCGTGCCATCACGCGATGAAGGCAATGCTATCGCTGTGGCCTCGGCAAACCAGTCTAACGCCGTATCACCAGCACCGATTTTTACCGAACTACAAGCCGCCGCACAGCATTTGCGCCAAGCCACGCACCTCAATTTACTACCCATGCTGGCGAACCTTGCCGCGTCTGGCCATTTCAAGGATGGCATGTTGCAGTTCTAATCTGCCCATCCTTCAACAGGGAATAAGCATTCCATTTTTTCTTGGTTAGTTTTTCAGTGCTCGGGCGCTACAGTTCCTTTCCGAAAATTTATTCACGAAAGGAACATCATGCTTCGACCTCTAGCGATTGCCGGCCTGCTCGGCATCTCCCTGTTCACCGTCACCGCAACCCGTGCAGCAGATATCTCGCTGCTCAATGTTTCTTACGACCCGACGCGCGAGCTGTATCAGGAATTCAACGCCGCCTTCGCCAAACAGTGGAAAGCCAAGACCGGCGACACCGTCACTATCAATCAATCCCACGGCGGCTCTGGCAAACAGGCCCGCGCGGTAATTGACGGACTCGAAGCCGATGTTGTCACCCTGGCATTGGCCTACGATGTTGACGCGCTGCACGACAAGGCGCAACTGATTCCCGCCGACTGGCAAAAACGCCTGCCGCACAATTCGGCACCCTACACATCGACCATCGTTTTTCTGGTGCGCAAGGGCAACCCGAAAGCTATCCGCGACTGGAACGATCTCGTCAAGCCGGATATTGGCGTGATCACGCCGAATCCAAAAACCTCTGGCGGCGCACGCTGGAACTATCTCGCGGCCTGGGCTTACGCGCTCAAACAGCCGGGCGGCAGCGAGGCGACAGCCAGAGCATTTGTCAAGAAACTCTTTGCCAACGTCAAGGTGCTGGATTCCGGCGCGCGCGGCTCGACCACCACCTTTGTCGAACGCGGTATCGGCGACGTGCTGCTGGCCTGGGAAAACGAAGCCTATCTGGCCGTCAAGGAGCTTGGTCCGGACAAGTTTGAAATTGTGACGCCATCGCTGTCCATCCTTGCCGAACCACCTGTCAGCATCGTCGACAAATTTGTCGACAAGCACGGCACGCGCAAGGTAGCGAGCGCCTATCTTGAGTCTCTCTATTCACCCGAAGGCCAGGAAATCGCCGGCAAAAACTACTACCGCCCGACGGACAAAAAGATTGCCGCCCAATATGCCAAACAGTTCGCGCCGGTGAAACTCATCACCATCGACGAGGTGTTTGGTGGCTGGCAGAAAGCCCAGAAAACCCACTTTGCCGATGGCGGCACCTTTGATCAGATCAGCGTGCGTTAAGCCTGTTGCAACTCCGCGCAGACGGTAATTAGACAAAAGTCACCGTCTCACCAGCGCCGACTTTTCGGCCCGCGTCAAACCTCTTTCAACCCTGATCATTTTTTAATCGCAGTACTTTTTTAAATCAGGAGAAATCATGCAACAAAAAATCATCGCCCTGGCCATCGCCGGTCTTGCCGGTACTTCATTCGCCCAATCCAATGTGACCATCTACGGCGTCGCCGATGCGACGTTCGATGTCATCAACGTAAGCGGTGGCGGCACCCCCGCCCTCTCTGCCAATACCCCCGGTTTCACCCGCGTATCGACCAACGGCTCACGCATCGGCTTCAAGGGCACGGAAAGCTTGGGCAATAGCCTGACCGTCCTGTTCCAGTTCGAATCCAACGCCAACTTTGACACAGGCGGCGCGCTCGGCACCAGCCGCGACAGCTTTGTCGGCCTGTCCGGCGAGTTCGGCAAGGTGATTCTCGGCAACCTGACCGGCCCGACCCGCGCGCTGGCTGCTACGCTGGACGTCAATGCCGGCAACGATGGCACCGGCACCAACAATGCCATCGTCGGCAAGCTGGGCGGTGCACTCTCTAGCGGTGGCACGCCAGCCTTTGCCACCCGATCAGCGACGACCTCCTCGCTGTTCGATACCCGTTTCACCAATTCCATCGCTTATATTTCACCTCCGTTCTCTGGCCTGCAGGCGACCGCCCTGTATGTGGCCAATGAAAACAAAGTGGACACACTCCCACCCGCCGCCAAGGTCAACACCTCGGCCTATGACCTGGGCCTGAACTACAACAACGGCCCCGTCCTGGTCGGTTTGACCTACGCCACTGTGTCGGAAAAGAACGATGTGGCAGCCTCCGCCCCTTTTGGTTCTGGCGGCTTTAAAGCCCTCCTCGGCTCTGACCAGAAACTCAAGGAGATCCGTCTGGGCGGCATCTACGACTTCGGCAACGTCACTTTGCGCGCACTGTATGCCCGCACCAAGGCTGATGGCAGCCTTGCTGAACTCAAGCAGAATGTTTGGGGTTTAGGTGGCACCTACAACGTGACAGCCAATGGCAAGCTCACGGCGCAGTACTACCGCGCCAATGACCTGGATGGTAACGGTACCGGCGTCGGCAGCCTCGACAACACCGGTGCCAAGTTCTACTCGCTGGGTTATGAACACAGCCTGTCCAAGCGCACCCTGCTGAAGGCCAACTACGCCTACCTTAAGAACGACGACAAGACCTCCACCAATGGCGGTGGCGGTTACGACTTCGGCAAGAACTCCTCGGGGTTTGCCGGCGATGACATCAAGGTGTCCGGCCTGCAAGTCGGGCTGCGGCATTCGTTCTGAGACCCATGCAAATCTGCCACTAGCAAGATTTAGCGTCTACTCAAAGTCGCCGTATCACCAGCGCCGACTTTTTCTACTTTGCATATAAGCAAAGCAGAAATATGTATTTCCGCTTTGCAGCGCAAATTCCTAGACTACGCACCATTGTCATCGCAGGAATTTCGCAATGCCCACTTTGTCTCATCTCATCACCCGTCGACATCAGGTGTTACCGGGCTTTGGCCTCACGCTCGGCTTCACGCTGGTTTATCTATCGCTGATCGTCCTGTTGCCGCTATCAGCCGTGGTGTTCAAAACGCTATCGCTGACATTTGCGCAGTTCTGGGAGATTGTCACCGCGCCGCGCGTGCTGGCGTCCTATAAGCTTTCATTCGGCGCATCGCTACTCGCTGCGGGGATCAATACCGTCTTCGGCCTGCTACTCGCTTGGTCGCTGGTGCGCTATCGTTTTCCGGGCAGGAAGCTGGTGGATGCGCTGATTGATCTGCCTTTCACCCTGCCCACCGCCGTTGCCGGCATTGCCCTGACAGCCCTGTATGCCGGTAATGGCTGGCTCGGCAAACTGCTGGAACCCTACGGCATCAAGGTGGCCTTCACGCCGCTGGGCGTGCTGGTGGCACTGGTCTTCATCGGTCTGCCCTTCGTTGTGCGCACTGTGCAACCGATTCTGGAAGACCTCGAACTGGAACTCGAAGAAGCGGCCACTTGCCTCGGCGCCCATCGCTGGCAGATTATCCGCCTGGTCATCCTGCCCGCGCTGACACCCGCGCTGTTGACCGGTTTCGCGCTGGCTTTCGCACGTGCGGTCGGCGAATATGGTTCTGTCATTTTCATTGCCGGCAACATTCCCATGGTTTCCGAAATCACACCGCTGATGATCATCACCAAGCTCGAACAATATGATTACACCGGCGCCACCGCCATCGCGCTGGTGATGCTGGGAGCGTCTTTCTCCCTGCTGCTGGTGATCAACAGCCTGCAAAGCTGGAGTGCTGCGAGCAGTTCATCCACTGACGGGAGGAAAACCTGATGGCAGAGTTTGCAAACAGTGTTGCAAGCGGTGTTGCCCCTGCCGTGCACGCCGCCTCCGGCGCTAGCCGTGATTACCAGGCCGGCCCTGCCACGCGTGAAGCGCCGTGGGTACGCTACACCCTGCTGACACTGGCACTGGGGTTCTTCGCCCTGTTTTTACTGATGCCGCTGTTTGCCGTATTTACCGAAGCGCTGCGCAAGGGCTGGAGCGTGTATTTCGCCGCGCTGGTAGAACCGGATGCGCTCTCGGCCATGCGCCTGACCTTGCTGGCGGCGGCTATTTCTGTGCCGTTGAATCTGGTATTCGGCATCTCTGCGGCTTGGGCTATCGCCAAGTTCGAATTCCGGGGCAAACAGTTTCTGATTACCCTGATCGATCTGCCATTTTCTGTTTCACCCGTCGTTGCCGGTTTGATCTATGTCCTGATCTTCGGTGCCCAGGGCTGGTTCGGCTCATGGTTCGGGGATCACGACATTCGCATTATTTTTGCCGTGCCCGGCATCGTGCTGGCAACCCTCTTTGTCACTTTTCCGTTTGTCGCGCGCGAACTGATCCCGCTGATGGATGCCCAGGGGCGCGACGAGGAAGAAGCGGCAACGGTGCTGGGCGCTTCCGGCTGGCAGACCTTCTGGCACGTGACGCTGCCCAATGTGAAATGGGGCCTGCTGTATGGCGTGATTCTCTGCAACGCGCGCGCGATGGGAGAGTTCGGCGCAGTATCCGTAGTTTCCGGCCATATCCGTGGTCAAACCAATACGCTGCCCTTGCAAGTTGAGATTCTTTACAACGAATACAACTTTGCAGCGGCGTTTGCCGTGGCTTCGCTGCTGGCATTGCTGGCACTGGTCACACTGGCGCTGAAAACCACTATCGAATGGCATCAGACTGCTGCATAGTCAACGGAGCAAACGACATGAGTATTGAAGTACGCAATATCCGCAAAGCCTTCGGCACCTTCGAGGCGCTGGATGATGTCTCACTGGAATTTCCCAGTGGCGAACTGGTGGCTTTGCTGGGTCCTTCCGGTTGCGGCAAAACCACGCTGCTGCGCATCATCGCCGGGTTGGAATCTGCCGATTCAGGCACAGTGTTTCTCGAAGGCGAAGACGCTTCAGCCACGCATGTGCGCGAACGCCAGGTCGGCTTTGTTTTTCAGCATTACGCGTTGTTCCGCCACATGACTGTGTTTGAGAACATTGCCTTTGGTCTGCGCGTAAAGCCGCGCCGCCAGCGTCCGGCCGAAGCCGAGATTCATCGCAAAGTGCATAGCCTGCTGAATCTGGTGCAACTCGACTGGCTGGCCGACCGCTACCCGGCGCAACTCTCCGGCGGCCAGCGCCAGCGCATCGCCCTGGCGCGCGCACTCGCCGTCGAACCGCGCGTGCTGCTGCTCGATGAACCCTTCGGCGCGCTGGACGCCAAAGTACGCAAGGAATTGCGCCAGTGGCTGCGCCGCCTGCATGACGAGCTGCACATCACCAGCATTTTTGTCACGCATGATCAGGAAGAAGCGCTGGAGGTGGCAGACCGCGTGGTCGTGATGAATCATGGCCGCGTTGAACAGATAGGCATACCGCAAACCGTCGTCGAGCAACCCGCCACGCCGTTTGTCGCCGACTTCATCAACCTGGACGACCACGGCCCCGACTGGCTGGTGGCCGCGCGCTTGAAGCATCGAGGCTACGCACTCCAGGCAATTAATGACAAACTGCGCGCGTGACAGTCACGCGCTAGAGAGTAGGGATATCATGAACTTCCAGCAATTGCGCATCATCCGTGAAGCGGTACGCCGCGACTTCAACCTGACCGAAGTCGCGAACACCTTGTTTACGTCGCAGTCCGGTGTCTCCAAGCACATCAAGGATCTTGAGGATGAACTGGGTGTCGAGATATTTGTACGCCGTGGCAAACGCCTGACCGGACTTACCGATCCGGGCAAAGAGCTGGTCAGCATCGTTGAACGCATGTTGCTTGACGCGCGCAACATCAAGCGGCTGGCTGAGCAGTTCGCCCATCGCGATCAAGGACAGCTTACGCTCGTCACCACGCATACGCAGGCGCGCTATGCCCTGCCTGCGGTCGTGGCCAAGTTCAAAGCAGCCTTCCCCAAAGTACATCTCGCCCTGCATCAGGCCGGGCCGCAAGAGATTGTCACCTTGCTGCATGCAGGAGACGCGGACATCGGCATCGCTACCGAAGCGCTGGAGGGCGAACCCGATCTGGTGACTTTTCCGTGGTACGAGTGGCATCACTCGGTGATTGTGCCTGACAGACATCCTTTGGCCAGCGAGCCTGTACTCACACTGGCCAAACTGGCCGAGCATCCGCTGATTACCTACCATGAGGGCTTTACCGGTCGTGGCACGATTGATCGTACTTTTGCCGATGCCGGGTTGGTACCAGACATCATTTTGTCGGCGCTCGATGCCGATGTAATAAAAACCTATGTCGAACTGGAGCTGGGTGCCGGCATCATCGCCTCGATGGCCTTTGACCCGCGCAAAGACACCGGGCTGACCCTGCTGGATGGCGTGCAACTCTTCCCGGCCAATACCACCCGAATTGGCGTGCGACGCGGGCACTACTTGCGCAGCTATGCCTATCGCTTTATCGAACTGTGCTCAGAGCAACTCACCGAAACCACCGTGCGCGCCGCTGCATCACCACCACGCGACGATATTGATTCGGAATAATTAGCTAACCGCCGATTAGATGAACGACGTCAGTGCAACCTGCGCCAGCCGCACCCAGTAGCGAATACCGGTGGCGATAATTTCATCGTTAAAGTCGTAGTGCGGGCTGTGCAGCATGCAGCCGCCTGCCGTAGGACCATTGCCCAACCACACATAACAGGCAGGCACCGCAAGGGCGATATAAGCAAAGTCTTCCGCGCCCATGCTGGGCCGCAATTGCGTCTGCACGGCCTGCGTACCCACCACCTGCTGTGCCGCTTCGCGCGCTATCGCCGTAGCATCCGTTGCATTGATCGTCGGCGGATAGCCGCGCTCGTAGTGCATATCGATACTCACGCGATAGGTTGCTGCGATGCCCTCGCACACACGGCGCATGGCGGCTTCCAACGCATCTTGTACGACCGGGTTGAGCGTGCGCACCGTGCCACCAAGCTGGGCGGTTTCGGGCAATACATTGTCGGCGTGTCCCGCGTGAAACCGCGTGACGCTCACCACGGCCGCATCGAGCGGATCAGTCTCGCGCGACACCAAGGATTGCAGCGCCTGCACCAAGGCGCTACCGGCCACCACCACATC contains the following coding sequences:
- the cysW gene encoding sulfate ABC transporter permease subunit CysW, whose protein sequence is MAEFANSVASGVAPAVHAASGASRDYQAGPATREAPWVRYTLLTLALGFFALFLLMPLFAVFTEALRKGWSVYFAALVEPDALSAMRLTLLAAAISVPLNLVFGISAAWAIAKFEFRGKQFLITLIDLPFSVSPVVAGLIYVLIFGAQGWFGSWFGDHDIRIIFAVPGIVLATLFVTFPFVARELIPLMDAQGRDEEEAATVLGASGWQTFWHVTLPNVKWGLLYGVILCNARAMGEFGAVSVVSGHIRGQTNTLPLQVEILYNEYNFAAAFAVASLLALLALVTLALKTTIEWHQTAA
- a CDS encoding potassium transporter Kup, with the protein product MSSTRARLITTAIAAMGVVYGDIGTSPLYAMKEAFNGPHAMAVTPENILGILSLIFWALTITVTFKYVKFITRADNRGEGGIMALTALALRTRGASPRLLWLLSGVGIFGAALFYGDAVITPAMSVLSAVEGLEVATPVFKPYVVPLTLIILTGLFLVQPRGTASLGALFGPVMLFWFGTLGTLGVIGILKHPGVLAAMNPWYAIHFFAENRGHGFLALGAVVLAITGGEALYADMGHFGRRPIKWAWLGYVFPCLYLNYLGQGALILDNPAAIKNPFFLLTPEELLYPMVALATAATIIASQAVISGAFSLTSQAMQLGYCPRIQVKFTSEHEKGQIYIPNINWLLLVAVIALVLGFKTSSNLAAAYGIAVTMTMMLTTVLAFVVVRSLWNWSWLQAGLFLAFFMVVDLAFLSANLVKVADGGWFPLVLGLGVFILFSTWQRGRALLYKKLQQDSMPLDAFLKSLEYGGPQRVVGTGIFLTPQPDSVPRAMLHNLLHNKVLHERVILLNVNMQDIPHASEADRIHVEHLPQGFYRVILNYGFKDTPDIPAALEQVGQMGMAPVEMMETSFFLGRETIVPNAVPAMNFWRQVLFMWMFRNADTATAYFKIPTNRVVELGTQIEL
- a CDS encoding porin, whose product is MQQKIIALAIAGLAGTSFAQSNVTIYGVADATFDVINVSGGGTPALSANTPGFTRVSTNGSRIGFKGTESLGNSLTVLFQFESNANFDTGGALGTSRDSFVGLSGEFGKVILGNLTGPTRALAATLDVNAGNDGTGTNNAIVGKLGGALSSGGTPAFATRSATTSSLFDTRFTNSIAYISPPFSGLQATALYVANENKVDTLPPAAKVNTSAYDLGLNYNNGPVLVGLTYATVSEKNDVAASAPFGSGGFKALLGSDQKLKEIRLGGIYDFGNVTLRALYARTKADGSLAELKQNVWGLGGTYNVTANGKLTAQYYRANDLDGNGTGVGSLDNTGAKFYSLGYEHSLSKRTLLKANYAYLKNDDKTSTNGGGGYDFGKNSSGFAGDDIKVSGLQVGLRHSF
- a CDS encoding sulfate ABC transporter substrate-binding protein — protein: MLRPLAIAGLLGISLFTVTATRAADISLLNVSYDPTRELYQEFNAAFAKQWKAKTGDTVTINQSHGGSGKQARAVIDGLEADVVTLALAYDVDALHDKAQLIPADWQKRLPHNSAPYTSTIVFLVRKGNPKAIRDWNDLVKPDIGVITPNPKTSGGARWNYLAAWAYALKQPGGSEATARAFVKKLFANVKVLDSGARGSTTTFVERGIGDVLLAWENEAYLAVKELGPDKFEIVTPSLSILAEPPVSIVDKFVDKHGTRKVASAYLESLYSPEGQEIAGKNYYRPTDKKIAAQYAKQFAPVKLITIDEVFGGWQKAQKTHFADGGTFDQISVR
- a CDS encoding non-heme iron oxygenase ferredoxin subunit; this encodes MSFIKVCRTDDIANGGMRRVLLANGTPVAIYRIGDDFFATSDYCTHGIASLTEGELKGDIIECPFHGGAFNCRTGEPVETPCTIPLECFKVDVRDGEIFVGRG
- the cysT gene encoding sulfate ABC transporter permease subunit CysT codes for the protein MPTLSHLITRRHQVLPGFGLTLGFTLVYLSLIVLLPLSAVVFKTLSLTFAQFWEIVTAPRVLASYKLSFGASLLAAGINTVFGLLLAWSLVRYRFPGRKLVDALIDLPFTLPTAVAGIALTALYAGNGWLGKLLEPYGIKVAFTPLGVLVALVFIGLPFVVRTVQPILEDLELELEEAATCLGAHRWQIIRLVILPALTPALLTGFALAFARAVGEYGSVIFIAGNIPMVSEITPLMIITKLEQYDYTGATAIALVMLGASFSLLLVINSLQSWSAASSSSTDGRKT
- a CDS encoding fused MFS/spermidine synthase, translating into MNINISEEAGVRYLHFGSGWVQGAMRIARPFALELDYTKEMMLPLLLHPDDWPQRVLLVGLGAGSLCKFLWRYRPEARLTVVEIEPRVEAAARQFFKLPDDPRRIRLHFADGADFMIQSKQRYDLILVDGFDSNARAGRLDSLPFYLDCKAHLADDGLLCANLLARRKNFSHSIKQIEAAFDDHVIVVPSRDEGNAIAVASANQSNAVSPAPIFTELQAAAQHLRQATHLNLLPMLANLAASGHFKDGMLQF
- a CDS encoding alpha/beta fold hydrolase; its protein translation is MHLNEADYQKKYINVNGVNTCYIESGAGEPLILIHGGGAGANSYGNWFACMPLFAKHFRVIAIDMLGFGSTDAPDPTTCDYSQKARYDHVAGFIRALGLAKASLVGNSMGGATAMGVAIEHPALVDKLILMGSAGLNGEITPALLPVVNYDFTREGMVKLIKTLANDKFVITQEMIDYRWNNSVKPETRAAYGNTMAWIKKQGGLFYPEEYIARVKHKTLVVNGKNDLVVPLTHAYRFLELIEHSWGYIVPHCGHWAMIEHPEDFSAAVTSFIKSH
- a CDS encoding aromatic-ring-hydroxylating dioxygenase subunit beta: MTLALRFEDYQQLVGVIRQQAAALDEQRWDDWLSLHSDDIIFWLPAWVDENTLTHDPHNEVSLIYLEGKAALSDRVWRFTSGNSPASTPLARTSHVIGNEQVVSFDGHIAVVHCQWHTLVYRRKRSWVYGGSCRYTLRLEAGQWRIGQRYITLTNDQIDTALDLYHL